One segment of Candidatus Endomicrobium procryptotermitis DNA contains the following:
- a CDS encoding acyl-CoA dehydratase activase-related protein, which yields MPKESQEIFKSGLDIGSTTVKLSVLNEKNEQVYHNYKRHQLDLLNTVLSLIDETPKELWAAKMTICATGSGAIALSQKAKIGFEQEVIACSKAIKTFLPKTDVAIELGGEDAKITFFDASSIDQRMNETCAGGTGAFIDQMAQALKTDAFGINELAKNHKTIYPIAARCGVFAKTDIMPLLNEGAAKEDIAASILQAVVNQTIGGLARGRTISGNVCFLGGPLFFLSELRKIFIKSLKLAPENVLFPDNAHFFVSFGAALLSGGEEITLSELRTKFESLKDQTLHQSSDLISPLFKNEAEFEAFIKRHAKTAAKRQNLQQYKNDLFLGVDAGSTTTKAVLLTNNKEIAYSHYGSNNGNPLQSAADILKDIYSKLPEGAYIASSCVTGYGEALIKAALGFDEGVVETIAHYKAAHHFNPQVSFILDIGGQDMKCIYVKNGLIDKIVLNEACSSGCGSFIQNFAESLNYSIENFAKLALFSKKPVDLGSRCTVFMNSKIKQAQKEGAAAGDISAGLDYSVIKNALYKVIKISNPQELGGNIVVQGGTFFNNGVLRAAEVLLNTEVTRPDIAGLMGAFGAGIIAMQNKKSSTSIINKEMLKKFSCKMRNTRCKGCENRCLLNISVFPDGKTFISGNRCENFLQNKKVQNFEFNMFDYKYNRLFDFYKPLPAEKALRGEIGIPRVLNMYENYPFWFAFFTKLGFRVVLSDPSSNALFNEGLKSIPSQTVCFPAKIVHGHIENLVGKGVKTIFYPCIPFEVKEFKDADNHYNCPVVGSYPEVVRLNMGILEEKNVKFLQPFLPFDNIKRLIYRLAEELKDFKILKKELIFAVLRGRAALNLFKKDIRQQGARLIKEIKETGKPAVILAGRPYHIDPAINHGVADLIASHGMIVLSEDSVAHLSGVLPRINFVDQWMYHSRLYRAANLVTKIDSIELIQLNSFGCGLDAITTEQVEEILSKSGKIYTVLKIDEGSNLGAVKIRIRSLLAAIKERKGLKFGDNIFEGTKFAEFTKDMKDSYTILAPQMSPIHFRLAGAVMRGHGIKIEILPKVNKADIEEGLRYVNNDACYPTIVVVGQLINALKSGKYDINKTAMIISQTGGGCRATNYAAFLRKAAEKAGFKNVPVISLSTTNQDLNKQLGVTLGMLKDALLVLLYGDLLMRLSNRMRPYEVYAGQTGALVETWLMRLSDRIKKTYYFEFKKTVKKIVKDFDAIPIKKIKKPRVGVVGEILVKFHPDANNNLVSVLEKEGAEAIVPDMTDFINYCILDDVYKHKYLAGSFKNRAISWLASGYIERLRSIIRKSLRKSRHFESYHTTKELASKASEIISVCNQTGEGWLLTAEMLELIEDGVNNIVCVQPFGCLPNHITGKGVMKELKKRYADINISAVDYDPGASEVNQINRIKLMMSVAHQQNDS from the coding sequence GTGCCAAAAGAATCACAAGAAATATTTAAATCAGGTCTTGATATAGGTTCGACAACAGTAAAACTGTCGGTTCTCAATGAAAAAAACGAGCAGGTTTATCATAATTATAAAAGACATCAGCTTGATCTTTTAAATACCGTCTTAAGTCTTATAGATGAAACGCCGAAAGAATTGTGGGCTGCAAAAATGACAATCTGTGCCACGGGTTCAGGAGCAATTGCGTTATCGCAAAAAGCAAAAATAGGTTTTGAACAAGAAGTTATTGCCTGTAGTAAAGCCATAAAAACTTTTTTGCCGAAAACTGACGTTGCTATAGAGCTTGGCGGTGAAGACGCCAAAATAACTTTTTTTGATGCATCTTCAATAGACCAGAGAATGAACGAAACCTGTGCAGGCGGCACAGGAGCGTTTATCGACCAAATGGCACAGGCTTTAAAAACGGACGCTTTTGGAATCAATGAACTTGCAAAAAATCATAAAACTATTTATCCGATAGCGGCGCGCTGCGGCGTTTTTGCAAAAACTGACATAATGCCGCTGCTCAACGAAGGAGCGGCAAAAGAAGATATTGCAGCAAGCATTTTACAGGCTGTTGTAAACCAGACTATCGGAGGACTAGCAAGGGGAAGAACTATAAGCGGAAACGTCTGTTTTCTTGGCGGGCCGCTTTTCTTTTTGTCTGAACTTAGAAAAATTTTCATAAAATCTCTTAAGCTTGCCCCTGAAAACGTATTGTTTCCGGACAATGCGCATTTTTTTGTTTCTTTTGGAGCGGCATTATTGAGCGGCGGTGAAGAAATTACGCTTTCCGAACTCAGAACAAAATTTGAAAGTCTAAAAGACCAGACTTTACATCAAAGTTCAGACTTAATTTCTCCTTTATTTAAAAATGAGGCTGAATTTGAAGCCTTTATAAAAAGACATGCTAAAACCGCGGCAAAAAGACAAAATCTTCAACAATATAAAAATGATTTGTTTTTAGGCGTTGATGCTGGTTCTACAACAACAAAAGCCGTTCTGCTTACAAACAATAAAGAAATAGCTTATTCGCATTACGGTTCAAACAATGGTAATCCGCTGCAATCAGCAGCAGATATTCTCAAAGATATTTATTCCAAACTTCCCGAAGGCGCGTATATTGCCAGTTCTTGTGTTACAGGTTACGGCGAAGCGCTGATTAAAGCCGCTCTTGGCTTTGATGAAGGTGTGGTTGAAACAATAGCGCATTATAAAGCTGCACATCATTTTAATCCGCAGGTTTCTTTTATTCTTGACATCGGTGGGCAGGACATGAAATGCATATATGTTAAAAACGGGCTGATAGATAAAATAGTTTTAAACGAAGCTTGTTCTTCCGGCTGCGGTTCGTTTATACAGAATTTTGCCGAATCTTTAAATTACAGCATTGAAAATTTTGCAAAACTGGCACTGTTTTCCAAAAAGCCTGTTGATTTAGGGTCAAGATGCACGGTTTTTATGAACTCAAAAATTAAGCAGGCGCAGAAAGAAGGAGCTGCCGCTGGAGACATTTCCGCCGGACTTGATTATTCGGTTATAAAAAACGCTCTATATAAAGTTATTAAAATTTCAAATCCACAGGAACTCGGCGGTAATATCGTCGTGCAGGGTGGAACGTTTTTTAATAACGGCGTTTTGCGGGCTGCAGAAGTTCTTTTAAACACCGAGGTTACGCGGCCAGACATCGCCGGTCTTATGGGCGCGTTTGGAGCGGGAATCATAGCGATGCAAAATAAAAAATCTTCAACATCTATTATAAATAAAGAAATGCTTAAAAAATTCAGCTGTAAAATGAGAAACACACGCTGTAAAGGCTGCGAAAACAGATGTTTGTTAAATATCAGCGTTTTTCCTGATGGAAAGACGTTCATATCGGGGAACAGATGCGAAAACTTTCTTCAGAATAAAAAAGTGCAAAACTTTGAGTTCAATATGTTTGATTACAAATATAATCGACTTTTTGATTTTTATAAACCGCTTCCAGCGGAGAAAGCATTGCGCGGCGAAATCGGCATACCGCGTGTTTTGAACATGTATGAAAATTATCCGTTCTGGTTTGCGTTTTTTACGAAACTGGGTTTTAGGGTAGTACTTTCGGATCCTTCATCAAACGCTCTGTTCAACGAAGGGTTAAAAAGCATACCTTCACAAACTGTTTGTTTCCCCGCAAAAATAGTGCACGGGCATATAGAAAATCTCGTGGGTAAAGGTGTAAAAACAATTTTTTATCCGTGTATCCCTTTTGAAGTAAAAGAGTTTAAAGATGCGGACAACCATTATAATTGTCCGGTTGTGGGAAGCTATCCTGAAGTAGTACGTTTAAATATGGGAATTCTCGAAGAAAAAAATGTAAAATTTTTGCAGCCTTTTCTTCCTTTTGACAATATAAAAAGATTGATTTACAGGCTGGCGGAAGAGTTAAAAGATTTTAAAATATTGAAAAAAGAGCTGATTTTTGCCGTTCTTCGTGGCAGGGCGGCATTAAATTTGTTTAAAAAAGATATAAGGCAGCAAGGCGCAAGACTTATAAAAGAAATTAAAGAAACAGGAAAACCGGCGGTAATTCTGGCTGGCAGACCTTATCATATTGACCCGGCGATAAATCACGGCGTGGCTGATTTAATCGCTTCTCACGGAATGATAGTTTTAAGCGAAGATTCTGTCGCACATTTGTCGGGCGTTTTGCCCAGAATCAATTTTGTAGATCAATGGATGTATCATTCGCGTTTATACCGCGCTGCAAATCTGGTCACAAAAATTGACAGTATTGAACTTATACAGCTCAATTCTTTTGGCTGCGGTTTGGATGCGATTACTACAGAACAAGTTGAAGAAATTCTTTCGAAATCTGGAAAAATATATACAGTTTTAAAAATTGACGAAGGCTCAAATCTCGGAGCGGTAAAAATAAGAATCCGTTCTCTTCTTGCTGCGATAAAAGAAAGAAAAGGCTTAAAATTCGGTGATAATATTTTTGAAGGCACAAAATTTGCAGAATTTACCAAAGACATGAAAGATTCATATACCATACTTGCGCCGCAGATGTCGCCGATACATTTTCGTCTTGCTGGCGCTGTAATGCGTGGACACGGTATAAAAATTGAAATTCTGCCAAAAGTCAACAAAGCCGACATTGAAGAAGGACTGCGTTATGTAAACAATGACGCATGTTATCCTACCATAGTAGTAGTTGGCCAGCTTATAAATGCTTTAAAGTCCGGCAAATACGATATAAACAAAACCGCGATGATAATTTCCCAGACAGGAGGCGGATGCCGCGCGACAAATTATGCGGCTTTTTTAAGAAAAGCGGCTGAAAAAGCGGGTTTTAAAAATGTTCCAGTTATTTCTCTAAGTACCACAAATCAGGATTTAAATAAACAGTTAGGCGTAACTTTAGGAATGCTTAAAGATGCTCTTTTGGTTTTACTTTACGGTGATTTGCTTATGAGACTTTCAAACCGCATGCGGCCTTATGAAGTTTATGCTGGACAAACTGGCGCTCTTGTTGAAACTTGGCTTATGCGTCTGTCAGATAGGATAAAAAAAACGTATTATTTCGAATTTAAAAAAACCGTCAAAAAAATAGTAAAAGATTTTGACGCTATACCAATAAAAAAAATCAAAAAACCGCGCGTTGGAGTTGTCGGCGAAATTCTTGTAAAATTCCATCCAGACGCGAATAATAATCTCGTTTCGGTTCTTGAAAAAGAGGGTGCAGAAGCGATCGTGCCGGACATGACGGACTTTATAAATTATTGTATTCTTGACGATGTTTACAAACACAAATATCTTGCCGGCAGTTTTAAAAACAGGGCGATTTCATGGCTTGCAAGCGGATATATTGAAAGGCTTCGTTCGATTATACGAAAGTCGCTCAGAAAAAGCAGACATTTCGAATCGTATCATACTACAAAAGAGCTTGCTTCGAAAGCTTCCGAAATAATTTCGGTCTGCAATCAAACCGGCGAAGGCTGGCTTTTAACTGCAGAAATGCTTGAACTTATAGAAGACGGCGTAAACAACATAGTCTGCGTACAGCCTTTTGGCTGTCTGCCCAACCATATTACAGGAAAGGGTGTAATGAAAGAACTTAAAAAAAGATATGCCGACATCAATATTTCCGCTGTTGACTACGATCCCGGCGCAAGCGAAGTAAATCAGATAAACAGAATAAAACTCATGATGTCTGTAGCCCATCAACAAAATGACAGCTGA
- a CDS encoding Fic family protein, with protein sequence MQLPEKVNFNWQSVLQKALLDNTINIHEIAAENSEIAAELKNANDSYEYWDKAKYTVLPENISPELFWSILKFKRCGLYAEKIKLGLNIFKYLINPEILRKMAFVQTFNANMNLSLDEENEYFANTKMEEAIASSKLEGADVVRETAKEMLRANIPAANESEQTVICSYKALNFIEKHADEKLSVNFIKKIYSIVMNLNDTEVFRKDTQNVRVADIRDNEVLYKPPQATDIEMLLNSLCDYANMQTDADDIIKAAIIHFLFIYIHPFNAGNGKMARILFYWYAFKNGLNAFKYLTISKVLRMMPTQYAKAFLYVGIDEKDITYFINFTLDVCFEAINNFKNFLEKKNAADCTNVLINAEIKLNIRHQSIIRELSENQNARNIEYFKNKLGIVYETARKDLMYLAKKGFLTKRKKGKEFIYSLRKKLLKKLQKTQNPNS encoded by the coding sequence ATGCAGTTACCTGAAAAAGTGAATTTTAACTGGCAGTCTGTTCTTCAAAAAGCGTTACTTGACAATACCATAAATATTCATGAGATAGCTGCAGAAAACAGCGAAATAGCCGCAGAGCTTAAAAATGCAAATGATTCTTACGAATATTGGGATAAAGCAAAATATACTGTTCTGCCGGAAAATATATCTCCAGAACTATTTTGGTCAATATTAAAGTTCAAGCGCTGCGGACTGTATGCGGAAAAAATAAAACTCGGCTTAAACATTTTTAAATATCTGATAAATCCAGAAATTTTAAGAAAAATGGCATTTGTACAAACGTTTAACGCGAATATGAATCTTTCGCTTGATGAAGAAAATGAATATTTTGCAAATACGAAAATGGAAGAAGCGATAGCGTCAAGCAAACTCGAAGGAGCAGATGTCGTAAGAGAAACGGCTAAAGAAATGTTACGCGCAAATATTCCCGCGGCAAATGAAAGCGAACAAACGGTAATTTGCAGTTATAAAGCATTGAATTTTATTGAAAAACATGCCGATGAGAAACTTTCCGTAAATTTCATAAAAAAGATTTATTCCATAGTAATGAACTTAAACGATACGGAAGTTTTCAGAAAAGACACACAGAATGTGCGGGTTGCAGATATAAGAGATAACGAAGTTTTGTATAAGCCGCCGCAAGCCACAGATATTGAAATGCTGTTGAATTCGCTTTGTGATTATGCAAATATGCAAACCGATGCAGACGATATAATAAAAGCCGCAATAATACATTTTTTATTTATTTATATACATCCTTTTAATGCAGGAAACGGAAAGATGGCAAGAATTTTGTTTTATTGGTATGCGTTCAAAAACGGCTTAAACGCATTTAAATATCTTACCATTTCTAAAGTTTTGCGTATGATGCCTACACAATATGCTAAAGCTTTTTTGTATGTCGGAATCGATGAAAAAGATATCACATATTTCATCAATTTTACCCTTGACGTTTGTTTTGAAGCGATAAATAATTTCAAAAATTTTTTGGAAAAAAAGAATGCCGCGGATTGTACAAATGTTTTAATAAACGCAGAAATAAAACTCAATATAAGACATCAAAGCATTATCAGAGAACTGTCCGAAAACCAAAATGCCAGAAATATTGAGTATTTTAAAAATAAGCTTGGCATCGTATATGAAACCGCCAGAAAAGATTTAATGTACCTTGCAAAAAAAGGTTTTCTTACAAAAAGAAAAAAAGGGAAAGAATTTATATATTCTTTAAGAAAAAAATTGCTAAAAAAGCTGCAAAAAACACAAAATCCAAACAGTTAA
- a CDS encoding ABC transporter permease, which produces MKVIELKDLKKTYHLEKLDVPVLHGINLEISQGEFVVIMGPSGSGKSTLLNILGLLDKPSSGSFKIAGIEISKYSDDELAALRNHFLGFIFQQFNLLSKLTAAENVSLPIIYANSKDEHNHEDPKKLLELVGLKERMYHRPNELSGGQQQRVAIARSLINKPLIIFADEPTGNLDTKSTREIIQILKDLNNAGITIIMVTHEPELASYATRTIRVQDGLVTDDEKKKETAVSKRNGETQAFTHKVFSFSRIKDYFIQAFRSLVGNKMRSVLSILGVMIGVASLISMLAVGSGAQKAIEDQVASMGSNLLMVFPGTAQRGGIAAEAGSRMRFLHDDIADLKRSVPNIVGITGYANGRIQVVANGNNYNTRLEGVSVDYAEMRNSLPEKGRFFTEQENIEKKRVALLGKTVIKEIWGDENFDPIGEYIKINRIDFQVIGILAVKGSSGWRDEDDKVIIPLNSSMHRVLGTEYLNSMDIQVKENADMNEVADDIVQRLLFTHRFLPNQTEAVRVRNMAEIQETMSSMTKAFSLLLGSIAFISLLVGGIGIMNIMFVSVSERTKEIGLRKAIGANNADILFQFIIESVVVCCAGGIIGIIFGGGVSMIISKAAGWTTAITSFSVTLAFCFSAFTGLIFGVWPARKASLLNPIDALRHD; this is translated from the coding sequence AGTAATAGAATTAAAAGACCTGAAAAAAACCTACCATCTTGAAAAGCTTGACGTTCCGGTGCTTCACGGAATCAACCTTGAAATATCACAGGGTGAATTTGTCGTGATAATGGGTCCATCTGGAAGTGGAAAATCTACGCTTTTAAATATATTGGGACTTTTGGACAAACCCAGTTCTGGTTCGTTTAAGATTGCGGGAATAGAAATATCAAAATATAGCGATGACGAACTTGCTGCACTGAGAAACCATTTTTTAGGTTTTATTTTCCAACAGTTTAATCTCCTGTCAAAACTTACAGCCGCAGAAAATGTTTCTCTTCCGATAATATACGCAAATTCAAAAGATGAACACAATCATGAAGACCCTAAAAAACTTCTGGAGCTTGTCGGACTTAAAGAAAGAATGTACCATCGTCCGAACGAACTTTCCGGGGGCCAGCAGCAGAGGGTTGCGATTGCACGTTCACTTATAAACAAGCCTCTTATAATTTTTGCTGATGAACCTACCGGAAACTTAGATACAAAATCGACAAGAGAAATTATTCAGATATTGAAAGATTTAAACAATGCCGGCATAACAATAATCATGGTAACTCACGAGCCGGAACTTGCCTCTTATGCCACAAGAACTATAAGAGTACAGGACGGTCTCGTTACAGATGACGAAAAGAAAAAAGAAACAGCCGTCTCAAAACGAAACGGAGAAACTCAAGCTTTTACGCATAAAGTTTTTTCTTTTTCAAGAATTAAAGATTATTTCATTCAGGCTTTCCGTTCTCTGGTCGGAAACAAAATGCGTTCCGTACTTTCCATACTCGGAGTTATGATAGGAGTGGCAAGCTTAATCTCAATGCTCGCCGTAGGAAGCGGTGCACAAAAAGCCATTGAAGACCAGGTGGCAAGCATGGGATCAAATTTGCTTATGGTTTTTCCGGGAACTGCACAAAGAGGAGGCATTGCTGCGGAAGCCGGTTCGAGAATGCGTTTTCTGCATGATGACATTGCTGATTTAAAAAGAAGCGTTCCCAACATTGTCGGCATAACTGGATACGCTAACGGCAGAATACAAGTTGTCGCCAACGGAAACAATTACAACACAAGACTTGAAGGCGTTTCAGTCGATTATGCAGAAATGAGAAATTCTCTGCCTGAAAAAGGAAGATTTTTTACTGAACAAGAAAATATTGAGAAAAAAAGAGTCGCACTGCTGGGAAAAACCGTAATAAAAGAGATATGGGGTGACGAAAATTTTGATCCTATAGGAGAATATATAAAAATTAACAGAATAGATTTTCAAGTAATAGGAATTTTGGCGGTAAAAGGTTCGAGCGGCTGGAGAGATGAAGATGATAAAGTTATTATACCTTTAAATTCTTCAATGCACAGAGTTCTTGGCACGGAATATTTAAACAGCATGGATATTCAGGTAAAAGAAAATGCCGACATGAACGAAGTAGCCGACGACATAGTGCAGCGTCTTTTATTTACGCACAGATTTCTTCCTAACCAAACCGAAGCCGTCAGAGTCAGGAATATGGCGGAAATACAGGAAACGATGTCGTCAATGACAAAAGCATTTTCACTGCTTTTAGGTTCTATCGCTTTCATAAGTTTACTTGTAGGCGGTATAGGAATTATGAATATAATGTTTGTTTCGGTTTCAGAAAGAACAAAAGAAATAGGTTTAAGAAAAGCCATCGGCGCCAATAATGCCGATATTCTTTTCCAGTTTATAATAGAATCAGTAGTGGTATGCTGCGCAGGAGGAATTATCGGAATAATTTTTGGCGGCGGCGTATCTATGATAATAAGCAAAGCCGCAGGCTGGACTACCGCAATAACTTCTTTTTCGGTAACGCTTGCTTTTTGTTTTTCGGCTTTTACAGGTTTAATTTTTGGAGTATGGCCCGCCAGAAAAGCTTCACTCCTCAATCCTATAGATGCTTTAAGGCATGATTAA